GTGATGAGTTCACAAAACAGGACCTGGAGTTTGCAGAGGTAAAGTGATTGTCCACATTACTGCATCTGTCTTTCTTTTGTGTGTTGCCTTCTTCTCTTTCAACAGGTGAATGGTAAACTACAGTTTAAAAGACCTGGGCTTTTATTTTTGTGAGCCTGTATGGAATATTActacttctatttctatttctgctaGTGATACTTTTATGTTACTATTGCCATCAGTATTAAAGTGCCATATGGGAAGactattttttcctctcctcttccttctctccagCACTATTTGAAGACTCACTATAATCTCCGGTCAAGTCCCGCTGGCATATTGAAGTCAGGTGGTATAGTCTCCACCAAGCTTCGAGAAATGCAGTCGTTTTTTGGACTGGAAGTCACCGGCAAGCTGAATGAAGAAACGTATGAGTTAATGAAGCAGCCCCGATGTGGTGTTCCTGATGTGGGGGAGTACAACTTTTTCCCTCGAAAGCTAAAGTGGTCCCATAATAATTTAACATACAGGTAAGAAGCAGCCTGTCTCTAGATCCAGATCCAAAGAATTTGTGCTGATGGATTTCCCGTGCCAGTGGCACCCATCACCTATGCTACCAGGGAAACATCTTTGAGGCGGAAGACTGGATTAAAATTTGGTGGAGGTTTGAAGGCCATGTTGGGTGGGACAATGAGGCAAAGTGATGGGATGGGATTTCCCATAATTTCCTAAGCTTTCTGAGGgatctttggggggtggggggcttcttTGTTTTTGAAAACTCTGTTAAGTGTCTTATGGTGGGCAGTGCAGGTTTTGTGTGTTTTCTTCCACAAAGCCACATGAAAGCACAATCACTGCCCAAGACTATCTAGGAGCTGCAAGAAACACCTTTGGAGATCACATGCAGGCGTGGGTACAGAGGGTGCCCATCCCAGACATAGGTCATAGCATTTTCTGTAAGATTGGGTTGGCATACATTGCTACGTTCCTCTTAAATTATAAACCTGAAGGAAATGCCATTTCATGTGGCAGACCAATAGCCCATTTTATCTATTAAGCCTTCTAAAAGGAATGCCAGAGCTTCACCTTGATACAGTAATAAATCTCTGTCTAGGAACGCAAACATGCACTGATTAACATAGAAGATTTGAAGGTGAGGCTCAGATAAGATGCTTTTACTGCAGatgcaaaagctgcttttagaAGATGAACATCAGCTACTGCAGCATCTAGGAATTTTGCTATATTTATAAGTCAGATACTGGATTTAAACACTGCATCTGTTTTGCCTGCCTTTACTCTTTGCCACCCACTTCTCAGCCTTGGATGTGGACAATAACTGCGCCATGATTTGGTAGTAATCTTGTCTTTAGACTTACTGCTTCCAACCTAGCTGGTCCAGCTCACTCTAAGCTCTTAAGCGTTTGCTAATTCTGACCTCATATTCAAGACATCAGTCGGCCACTGGATTATACTTCCTCCCTCAAaggctttattttttaatgaagcagATTAGGTATTTACCATATAAGTTGTGTTTTTTTGTATGATTAGGCAATCAGATCTACTGAACTGAACTACTGTTTAGTTCAGCCGTATGAACACAAAACTAAGTGCAACATTTGTAAACCTTTTATTTATACTGTCATTTCTTGTCCTTTAGAAGAGGTAAGAATTTGAGCATATTTCAGTTATCCTATATGATTTCACTTCATGCTTCTGCTTACAAACTGTAAGCAAAGAATTGGAGCATAGGAATGAGGTGCTGGGATGTTTTTAATAGAAATGTCAATGTCATTTTAAATATGTTCCATATCCTCAGAGGGATTGTCTGCTTTCATTTTTGAGAATATCATACATGGCTAATACAAGATGAATGTTATGTATTTAAACACTGATTAATCACAAAGCAACTCCCAGTAAACAAGTTTAAGACAGACCACAAGTCTAACAGACCTGAACAGCCTAAATTATTTCAATTATGTATGAACTGTGTCTTTTATAGCCACTTCTAAAAATAAAGACACATTTGCTATTACTctgtcaaacagaaaaaaagaaaaatgcccaCACATTTGGTGGCCAGAAAACCTACTTCAGTAAATAGGAAAACTGCTTCTATTTGCAAAATCAAAAGCAGAAAGGAGAGTATCACATTTGGATTATTGTCACTGCATGTTTTGCAATCTTCTTCAGagtctaaaaataataataataatttgtctgTTTTTGACAGGATTGTAAATTACACCCCAGATCTGAAAAAGTCTGAAGTGGACCGAGCCTTCAAAAAGGCATTCAAAGTCTGGTCTGATGTGACACCACTCAACTTCACTAGAATCCGTAGTGGCATAGCAGACATCATGATCTCCTTTGGAAGGAGAGGTAATTAGTGAGGAAATTGCTGCCTCAGTGGTTTTCTGATGAAGCCATGGAGGACATGGTTACTGATAGCTGCTAGTTTTGATGGGTGTTTGGTAATGCTGGAATCCCAAGCAGCATATCCAAAATTCTGGGGATCAACAGGACTATTATTGTCCTGTCTGAATTTGTGAGTGTTTTGAATGCTTTTGGTTGGTCACTGTGTAACAAGAAATGGTGGACTTCATGGGTAGGTGGCCTAATCCAGCTTCAGGGCTCTGTTTATGTTCTTTACTTGCTTTTGTATGTTAACAGAAGGGTTATCATTTTATTTGATTAGCAATTAAACATACTAatggtattttattattgttccaTATGTTTGTAGAGCATGGTGATTTCTATCCTTTTGATGGACCTTCTGGTCTCTTGGCTCATGCTTTCCCTCCTGGACCAGGTTCTGGAGGAGATGCTCATTTTGATGAAGATGAACTGTGGTCCACAGATTCCAAAGGTAACGTGTGCTTTAAAAAGCATTTCCACTACCTTCATGTTGTTTGGTTCTGAACAGTGTTTGATGCCAAGCTAGACAATATTTAACCAGTGACTTCTTTCATAAGCAGACTTCCCTTTTTGCTGAAATATGTATGATTCATCATTGTTCAGCTTCATAATTTCAAAGTCAGTACTGGCAGAACTGCTTATTTTGATTATCACTTCCTTGTCAATACTGCCAGGGCTGCATCAACTAATTCACTTCCTATTTACACCAATGTGAAAGTATATTCCATTGAATTCAGATGAAATAAATGTGCATATCCTTAGCAGGCAGAAGCACTTGTCTggccttggaagctaagcagggtcagcacTTGGATGGATTTCAGTAGAGAATTCCAGAGCTGCTGGCAAAAGATCCTGGAAGCCAGTTCTGTTCTGCTGCCAGGAAAAATATATGAACATGccccagaaatcaccagttctCATCTCAAAGAAAACATTACTTATAGAtatatataggattgcagccaGAGTTTGATATCATAGCCTAAAATAGGAACTGCCACATTTAGCTCTCTAGCCCTGATTGTATGGTGGTCTCTTGGAGCCCCTTTAGATCATGCCACTGAAATTCTGCACTAGAGGACAATCATGTGCTGGCACTATTTTTTCTCTCAGTATGGAAAAACCCAGGAAAATTGGCGCATTAATTTTGCTAGGTTAAAATAACCTAttgagccagtgtggtatagtggttaaagtaccaggctagaaactgggaggccataaGCACAACGCCAGCTaagggaccttgggccagtcagtctctctcagacctaggaagaaggcaatggcaaaccacttttgaaatcttgccaagaaaactgcagggacttgtccaggccgttGCCAAGAGGTAGGTAGGCAGGTAGGTAGATATCTCTAGTAACCTCTCCAAAAATGGGGATGGGGTGGGATCAGAACATCTTTCTAGTGATAGAACTGCAGCGTCTCCATGCCCCTAGAAGTCCTTGGAGGCTGCAAACAGTAGGACGAAGAAATGTTGCCTCCAGATGCAAACAGGTAGTCCATCCCTGAGCAGTTTTGATATGTTGGTCAGTAATATAGATAACAGATACTATTTCCATTCATGGACAGTGGCAACATTGGAGGAGCATGTAATACTAATTAAACAAACCATTAAATGACAGGTGTTATTCTTTTTTATGctatcaaaagaagcaaaaaactcCCCAAAAACGGATTTCAATCTGGCAAAATTACAATGCAAGCTTGATTGTTTTCTTGACACAAGCCGTACTGTTTCCTAGGATACAACTTGTTTCTCGTGGCTGCCCATGAACTTGGCCATGCTCTGGGACTTGAGCATTCCAGAGATCCAGGAGCTCTGATGTATCCAATCTATACATATACAGGGAACACTGGGTTCTTGTTGCCAGATGATGATGTACAAGGAATCCAGGCTCTTTATGGTAAGCTGGTGCTTTGTGGTTGCTTCTGCTTATTGTAACGCTATACCAAAACCTGTGTTGCAATTTCTTAAGTTTTCTTCCTCTGCCAAAGAGGCCTCTGCTTTTCTATGTtattctcaggatgcttgagCATTTCTCTGATTTCTCTTAGTAGAGTATTTGACTTTACTTTCTTGCTGAAGCAACACCAAACTGCTGGTCTTGTTGTTTACTGTAACTGATCTTTCCATTGCTCTGAAACGTTCCTGGCTGTCTATatccaatctttaaaaaaaacaaactaatgaGAACATTTCCTGATTAGCGATTTAATGAAAGCATGGGGAGGTGGAAGGCAGCACAAAACAGGAGAGATGATTTTACAATGAAAAATGGGACATTCACAAACACTCCTTGGCCATTGTGTAACTATGTGAGTGCAAGAACTCCACAATGGACCCACAAGAATTTCACTGAAACTCTCTTTCAAATAAATTTCTTCATCATTTGGATGAGAAGGGATAGgagaaaaataatgcagaaatgtTATGCATTCcacaaatacattatttatttagtggACTGCCCAAAGTCTTAGAATGCCACGCATACATAAGTATGGACTAATATTATATTATCATAATATGTAATTTATACTTAATTAGAAAACAATTTATTGACACAGGTGCAGGAGATCATGATCCCCATCCTGATCATCCAAAAACCCCTGAGAAATGCAGTGAAAACTTAACACTTGATGCTATCACAGAATTTCGAGGAGAAATGATGATCTTCAAGGACCGgtaagatataaattaaatatgaagGATTTCATTCACATTTATGGACTTTATGAGATATTTCACTGATATAAAGGAGGCAtatagaattaaattaaattaaatctgcaCAACTTGACATCCATATGCATATCTTCCAAACATCAGAGATGAAAACATCTTTGCAACAATCACTTCCTCAAACCAATGATTAATCATTGCATTGTATGCTAACTTGATTATCCACCAACAGCttgttctatattctgtaaaaACCAAGAGTATCTCTATTATTTCAGTTAAAGTCAAAAGCAGGCAAAGCAGgcaaatatacattttattatccTCTACAAATAAATTGTATAttatagaggtgacggactcgtccctgggggagctgggggtgttgacaactgacaggaagctctggcctgggctggtccatgaagtcacaaagagtcggaagcgactaaacgaataaacaacaacaacaaataaattgtGCATTATGTGAATATCATcctcatcaccatcatcttaTTCAATAGCTTTTATGTACATGTGCTTTTAGGGATAGACAGTCTGTAAATTTAGGTTGTTTGACCATTATGGTCTGCCTAGAATTATACTTGCAATCAAAATACCTTGAAATCAATCAAACTCAAGTTGGAAGTTGCCAAGCTGACTCCAGATGACCCTTTCCAGATCTACTTCTTGAGCTTAAGACTTGTTTAAGTTGACCTATCAGTATCTCTGAAGGTCTGATGAAGGGGTGGTTGAAAACTGTGCTCATATTTTAGGACTATTCTCTGCTTGTATCTATCCATGACATAGTTGGGACCTGTAATATCGTTTTTGGTTCTGTCCCCATgtcattgcatttattttatcccCAGGCCATGAGAGATATAAGCTTAAACTGTCATTAACTGTCTAGGTGTTAATGTTTTCCCTCTGATCCCAATGGTATCCCCAACTTGAATAAAATCTGCTAGGCCTGCAGGGAGCTTGGAGGGAACTTGGGAGATTGgcagtgactgggaacagaggcaattGATGGAGGATAGGCATCATTGGTGTgtgttgttgtgtgtgtgtgtgtgtgggggggataaTAAATTTCCTTCtaatatagttttctgccagGATATATGGATTCAGCAATTCAGTTTAAGATTTCAACATTCAATTTCAGACTTCAGTTCACAGAGGGGAAAGCCCTCAGTGACCCAAAGGGAACATGGTCTTTCTTATCTCTAATAATGCTTCTGATTCCTAGAATAAGAAAGCTAGTACTGTATATGATACTGTTGAATGTATGCATGGTAATAAACATGCTTTATAACTTGAATATTTACATTCAAGTTTTTATATTGCCAGCTACCGATGTctctgtgaggtttttattttaaggcctaatttcagaaacccacagcacaagccacaatggatatatgaagttctttattaggtctttacctcagactgtcaaagccacaactggctccacttcctcccacctcccttcttaagcctcctgctttttctttgtcccactccttcctctgcgttgacagcttgtgtgatggtggcctctcagtctctcagttgtgaatggggttgctgccatctgctctcttcttatcccttgcctcttcattgcttgtagtctctcctctatccttccttccctttg
The Candoia aspera isolate rCanAsp1 chromosome 5, rCanAsp1.hap2, whole genome shotgun sequence genome window above contains:
- the LOC134498400 gene encoding collagenase 3-like, producing MHPNSAAAFFLLLGMSWCFRLQISDEDDSDEFTKQDLEFAEHYLKTHYNLRSSPAGILKSGGIVSTKLREMQSFFGLEVTGKLNEETYELMKQPRCGVPDVGEYNFFPRKLKWSHNNLTYRIVNYTPDLKKSEVDRAFKKAFKVWSDVTPLNFTRIRSGIADIMISFGRREHGDFYPFDGPSGLLAHAFPPGPGSGGDAHFDEDELWSTDSKGYNLFLVAAHELGHALGLEHSRDPGALMYPIYTYTGNTGFLLPDDDVQGIQALYGAGDHDPHPDHPKTPEKCSENLTLDAITEFRGEMMIFKDRFFWRLHPQMVEADLVQIRSFWPEIPSKIDAAYEHSDKDRVLFFRGKKVWALNGYDIIEGYPRKIYELGFPKSIKTIDAAVHISETGKTLFFTGEEYWSYDEQNQVMDKGYPRFIEDDFPGIGHRVDAVYQKNGYLYFFNGPLQFEFSIWSERIIRVLGTNSIFWC